A stretch of the Chitinophaga sp. Cy-1792 genome encodes the following:
- a CDS encoding AAA family ATPase, producing the protein MKEVIMWTIDNNKSWDHLTKTYYWVARMAEVPQSPVHHAEGNVNVHTQMVLEALVSLPAFQELPPQQQEILWAAALLHDVEKYSTTVTLPDGTITSPGHSRKGEMTTRQILYTEIKTPLLIREQIAKLVRYHGLPIWLFDKTDPVKALISASLEVDTRLLALLARADALGRICQDQADLLYRIDCFEALAREQHCWGQPRQFETTQAKMHYLTRHDAGPDYVPFPTQGSEVVLMSGLPGAGKDTWVQRHYKDWPVISLDDIRRQNGISPTDKSGNGTVIQEAKELARTYLRKGQHFVWNATNITRQMREQLIALFMTYDAKVTVVYIEVPAAKLLQQNNQREHIVPANAMLHLINKLEVPVSTEAHEIRYVFDD; encoded by the coding sequence ATGAAGGAGGTAATTATGTGGACCATCGATAATAACAAGTCCTGGGATCATCTTACTAAAACATATTACTGGGTAGCACGTATGGCCGAAGTGCCACAAAGTCCGGTGCACCATGCAGAAGGTAACGTGAATGTGCACACGCAAATGGTACTGGAAGCACTGGTATCGCTGCCTGCATTTCAGGAGCTGCCACCACAGCAACAGGAAATCCTGTGGGCAGCAGCATTGTTGCATGACGTGGAAAAATACAGTACAACCGTTACCCTGCCTGATGGTACGATTACATCGCCTGGTCATAGCCGTAAAGGGGAAATGACCACCCGGCAGATATTATATACGGAGATAAAAACACCGTTGCTGATAAGAGAGCAGATCGCGAAGCTGGTTAGGTATCACGGCCTGCCCATCTGGTTATTTGATAAAACTGACCCGGTGAAAGCATTGATCAGCGCCAGTCTGGAAGTAGATACGCGACTGCTGGCACTGCTGGCCCGCGCCGATGCGCTGGGGCGAATCTGCCAGGACCAGGCAGACCTGCTGTACCGGATAGACTGCTTCGAGGCATTAGCCCGGGAGCAACACTGCTGGGGACAACCACGACAATTTGAAACTACGCAGGCAAAGATGCATTATCTCACCCGCCACGACGCCGGCCCGGATTATGTTCCTTTTCCGACGCAGGGCAGCGAAGTGGTACTGATGAGTGGCCTGCCTGGCGCAGGGAAAGATACCTGGGTGCAACGTCATTATAAAGACTGGCCAGTGATATCGCTGGATGATATCCGAAGGCAGAATGGGATCTCACCAACTGATAAAAGCGGCAATGGTACTGTTATTCAGGAAGCAAAGGAGCTGGCCAGAACGTATCTGCGCAAAGGGCAGCATTTCGTATGGAACGCTACCAATATTACGCGGCAGATGCGCGAACAGCTGATCGCATTGTTTATGACATACGATGCCAAAGTAACGGTAGTATATATAGAAGTACCCGCCGCAAAACTGCTGCAGCAAAATAATCAGCGGGAGCACATCGTTCCCGCAAATGCAATGCTGCACCTGATAAATAAGCTGGAAGTGCCTGTCAGCACGGAAGCTCATGAGATTAGGTATGTTTTTGACGATTGA
- a CDS encoding RNA ligase family protein has protein sequence MAVSQKYGRTWHYPFSPGTTSDDRIQDNYWDYLKDIPTIIHTEKLDGENNCLSRYGVFARSHAAPTTSAWTTTIRQYWERIRHDLGNLEVFLENLYAVHSIEYKHLDHHFYVFGIREHDRWLGWEETCFYAAMLDLPTVPVLATVTPPATRAAFEAATLSLVQGRGTFDPHDAADGSPVTMEGIVSRNINGYSTTDFAQNVFKYVRKGHVKTDQHWTRHWRRAKLNYEGGNYVDHR, from the coding sequence ATGGCAGTTTCACAGAAATATGGCCGTACCTGGCATTACCCGTTTTCTCCGGGTACCACCAGCGACGACCGCATACAAGATAATTACTGGGATTATCTGAAAGATATTCCCACCATTATACATACCGAAAAACTGGACGGAGAGAATAATTGCCTGTCCAGGTACGGTGTATTTGCACGCTCACATGCTGCGCCCACTACTTCCGCCTGGACTACCACCATCCGCCAGTATTGGGAACGCATCCGGCATGATTTAGGCAACCTGGAAGTTTTCCTGGAAAACCTTTATGCCGTGCATTCTATTGAATATAAACACCTGGACCATCACTTTTATGTGTTTGGTATCCGGGAACATGACAGATGGCTTGGCTGGGAAGAAACCTGCTTCTATGCTGCCATGCTCGACCTGCCAACAGTGCCTGTGCTGGCAACCGTGACACCGCCGGCCACCCGCGCTGCCTTTGAAGCAGCAACGCTGTCGCTGGTGCAGGGCCGCGGCACTTTTGATCCGCACGACGCAGCAGATGGGTCGCCCGTAACCATGGAGGGGATTGTATCCCGCAATATAAATGGTTACAGTACCACCGACTTCGCACAAAATGTTTTTAAATATGTGCGTAAAGGTCATGTTAAAACAGATCAGCACTGGACCCGCCACTGGCGCCGTGCTAAATTAAATTATGAAGGAGGTAATTATGTGGACCATCGATAA
- a CDS encoding RNA polymerase sigma-70 factor, with amino-acid sequence MNIQQPPFSLADYELLFKAHVRHLRVVAFSMVKDVDAAKDIVQEFYVKFWEIQHKVVLDTGFEAYAVRAVKNRCLNYLEQKAVAARHELAYSDLHPEQDPTGINREDYYIKIAAAMAKMPEQRLKVFRLSTLEGFKYTEIAEQLDISVNTVKFHIKAAYAFLRQECLLLLITLLLSLPR; translated from the coding sequence GTGAATATACAGCAGCCTCCCTTTTCGCTGGCCGATTACGAACTATTATTCAAGGCGCATGTACGGCACCTCAGGGTAGTTGCGTTCAGTATGGTGAAGGACGTGGATGCAGCCAAGGATATTGTGCAGGAATTTTATGTAAAATTCTGGGAGATACAACACAAAGTTGTATTGGATACTGGTTTTGAAGCCTACGCAGTAAGGGCAGTAAAAAATCGCTGTCTCAACTATCTGGAACAAAAAGCTGTAGCGGCCAGACATGAACTGGCTTATTCAGATCTTCATCCTGAACAGGATCCGACAGGCATTAACCGTGAGGATTATTATATTAAAATAGCCGCTGCTATGGCAAAAATGCCGGAGCAGCGGCTAAAGGTATTCAGGCTAAGTACCCTGGAAGGATTTAAATACACCGAAATCGCGGAGCAGCTGGATATTTCCGTGAATACCGTAAAATTTCATATCAAGGCGGCTTACGCTTTCCTGCGCCAGGAGTGCCTTTTGCTGCTAATAACGCTGTTATTATCATTGCCCCGATAA
- a CDS encoding RagB/SusD family nutrient uptake outer membrane protein, whose product MKKYFIISMLSLSVLCFSCKKFLDLQPEDKYTENQTYSTVRGFQTALNGIYLGIVSDDLYGGKLTISIADILAQRYNLSSDHIYYKIGSQAYTDVQSMSAMAGIWTSGFHQILACNKLLEALKKDKDVLKPGDRAIMKGEAYALRAMLHFDIFRLFGPVYDSPDSTAAKVPYYSLANGKEAPLIPGNRMMDSILIDLDSAAANLTNDPVLTKGVELFVPNEDNFYRRRNLRLNAFAVRALQARVLLYRKDKVGALAAATDVINKASGYFPWVKPDSILAEKTNPNRVFSTEILLGLYNSNLYNQQDKYFSGKATTSTILAPTDAKLSTAFDGNVNDYRYGPCWIVPTTGGKSYRCFAKYEDVVDRGRNWRYIQPLIRMSEMYFIAAEATTVQADAINYLNVIHKNRNVPDLATTAVIATELQKEYRKEFFGEGQLFFFYKRKKITSVPTGGAASTVTISYNIPMPTAESVIR is encoded by the coding sequence ATGAAAAAATATTTCATTATATCAATGTTGTCTTTGTCGGTGCTTTGCTTTTCCTGTAAGAAATTCCTGGACCTGCAGCCCGAAGATAAATACACAGAAAATCAAACCTATTCTACTGTCAGAGGTTTCCAGACAGCCCTGAACGGCATTTACCTGGGTATTGTCAGTGATGATCTCTATGGTGGTAAACTTACCATATCAATCGCTGATATCCTTGCCCAGCGCTATAACCTTTCCAGTGATCATATTTATTATAAGATCGGTTCCCAGGCATACACGGATGTACAGTCTATGAGTGCAATGGCTGGCATCTGGACTTCCGGGTTCCACCAGATACTGGCTTGTAATAAATTGCTGGAGGCGCTTAAGAAAGATAAAGACGTACTCAAACCAGGAGATCGTGCTATTATGAAGGGGGAAGCGTATGCTTTGCGTGCCATGCTGCATTTCGATATCTTCCGCCTTTTTGGCCCGGTGTATGATTCACCTGATTCAACAGCGGCAAAAGTGCCTTACTACAGCCTTGCTAATGGTAAAGAAGCGCCATTGATTCCAGGCAATCGCATGATGGATAGTATTCTTATTGACCTTGACAGTGCTGCGGCCAATCTGACCAATGATCCGGTACTGACAAAAGGGGTAGAACTGTTCGTTCCTAATGAAGATAACTTCTACAGAAGAAGAAACCTGCGCCTGAATGCCTTTGCAGTAAGGGCTCTGCAGGCAAGGGTATTGCTGTACCGTAAGGATAAGGTCGGCGCATTAGCTGCGGCAACAGACGTAATTAACAAAGCCTCCGGATATTTTCCTTGGGTAAAACCGGATAGTATTCTGGCCGAAAAAACAAATCCTAACAGGGTATTCTCTACAGAAATATTGCTGGGACTCTATAACTCTAACCTGTATAATCAGCAGGATAAATATTTTTCCGGAAAAGCCACTACTTCTACTATCCTAGCGCCTACAGACGCCAAACTCAGTACAGCCTTTGATGGAAACGTCAATGACTATAGGTATGGCCCATGCTGGATCGTTCCTACCACAGGGGGTAAATCTTACCGCTGCTTTGCTAAATATGAAGATGTGGTCGATCGCGGTCGCAACTGGAGATATATACAACCATTAATCAGGATGAGTGAGATGTATTTCATTGCCGCAGAAGCTACCACTGTACAGGCAGATGCCATCAACTATCTCAATGTAATACACAAAAACCGTAACGTACCTGATCTGGCTACTACCGCAGTGATTGCTACAGAGCTGCAGAAAGAATATAGAAAAGAGTTTTTCGGTGAAGGTCAGCTGTTCTTCTTTTATAAACGGAAAAAGATAACCAGCGTACCTACCGGTGGAGCAGCAAGTACTGTCACCATCAGTTACAATATTCCAATGCCGACAGCCGAATCTGTTATTCGTTAA
- a CDS encoding DUF1080 domain-containing protein: MKNLLTTLCLLMSIGTYAQKEIAPAKWVKMFNGKDLKDWDIKIKDHDLNDNFGNTFRIKDGYLTVSYDQYKQFDEQYGHIFYKKNYSAYLIVVEYRFTGEQVKGGPGWAYRNSGVMLHGQPAATMTKHQDFPISLEEQLLGGNGKDPRTNANLCTPGTNVVMNGKLITDHCIGSTSKTFHGDQWVHVEALVLRDSVLKHIVGSDTVLVYNKPQIGGGNVLEPDPAVKQDGKPLTEGSISLQSESHPVQFRRVELFDLSPYINDPVKLDRIIRQLQQRKNK; encoded by the coding sequence ATGAAAAATTTACTCACCACGTTATGCCTGCTGATGAGCATCGGCACCTATGCACAAAAAGAAATCGCACCCGCCAAATGGGTGAAAATGTTCAATGGAAAAGACCTTAAAGACTGGGACATCAAAATAAAAGACCACGACCTGAACGATAATTTTGGTAATACCTTCCGCATAAAAGATGGTTACCTCACCGTTTCCTACGATCAATACAAACAGTTTGATGAACAATACGGGCACATCTTCTATAAAAAAAATTATAGCGCCTACCTGATTGTTGTAGAATACCGCTTTACCGGCGAACAGGTGAAAGGCGGCCCGGGATGGGCTTACCGAAATAGTGGCGTCATGCTGCATGGCCAGCCTGCCGCTACCATGACCAAACACCAGGACTTCCCGATTTCACTGGAAGAACAGCTGTTAGGTGGTAATGGCAAAGATCCGCGTACAAATGCCAATCTCTGCACACCGGGTACCAACGTTGTCATGAACGGAAAACTGATCACTGACCACTGTATCGGCTCCACTTCAAAAACTTTCCACGGCGATCAGTGGGTGCATGTAGAAGCCCTGGTACTGCGCGATTCCGTACTGAAACACATCGTTGGTTCCGACACCGTCCTGGTTTATAACAAACCGCAGATCGGTGGTGGCAATGTCCTCGAACCTGATCCTGCCGTAAAACAGGATGGTAAGCCACTCACAGAAGGTTCTATTTCTTTACAAAGCGAGAGCCATCCGGTACAATTCAGAAGAGTAGAGTTGTTCGATCTGTCGCCGTACATTAATGATCCGGTGAAACTGGATCGTATTATTCGTCAGTTGCAACAACGTAAGAATAAATAA
- a CDS encoding SusC/RagA family TonB-linked outer membrane protein, with protein sequence MKRNYITGALFHLISRRMSVGAICLLPTLSAITVMAQQQQPRVTFNADNITIADLLKQLNKQVRLRFLFNAQELANLPRISVHAKNEPLDQVLEKIFRGQNIYYNLSNGTLVIRYKPALETPVPATSGRELTGVIRDAEGNPLNHATVQEVGTTRGTYTDDKGRFSFLISDQSILRISYVGMEPKTVQAGNMKQLNLELERTGPAKEVVITGMVTRNKESFTGAVSSFNSQQLKTMGNMNVIQSLKSLDPSFILVENNKLGSNPNALPNIEVRGKSSISTTDLNSQFAVDPNQPLFILNGFETSLSTIVNLDMNRVESITILKDAASTAMYGARAANGVVVVVTRKPKTGELRISYNSDNNVEMPDLRSYNLMNAEEKLLFEKLSGRYNAQISTQVGEQAAVDSVYSQHLALVKRGVNSYWLSEPVRTGITNGHSLMVEGGDDKIQYVAGINYKRINGVMKGSSKDNYGGNIDLTYRRGKTSITNQLTVTNTVGNESPYGTFSTWANMNPYFQKYNDDGSIPKYLDYSNNRYVKRFNVINPFYEAQLGNYDTNKFFSLMDNLKATVEVTKELQAQAGIQLTKTTTDHSKFHVPESADFDESVAEDRGQYTKIIGNTFSYQLYGMLTYYKNFGKNVITANLRGEMQDQTGRGQTWAATGFPDGTNGNPAFAFNYKRLSKPGTEVSRSRQMNVFTSGNYAYDNRFLADFTYRIDGSTAFGSQETTSPFWSVGVGYNLMNESFFKELTFINRLKIRGSYGYTGNQNFSQFASLAIYTYYNDANLFGQGLNINSIGNPYLQWQKTGETNIGLDFSLFNSRINGTINVYEKNSDPLAVGLSVAPSVGVDVFPGNIGHLIGKGLEYNVSFSPIYNPAKHIVWTIASYAAFTKNKYGGIGNRLDGMNKLEQNNKTLQRYMDGYSPEDIWAVRSAGIDPASGREVFIKKDGSQSFEYNTDDIVKVGNSNPFVNGTVSTNLQYKGFTFNATFRFRYGADVYNTALFNKVENISLTQLGNNQDKRALYDRWKKPGDQAKFRGIYLLSSDESNGTPLSSRFVQHDNNFVGESMSIGYLWDQQSWIKKIGMKSFRLSAYLNDIFRLSSVQAERGIEYPFSRAVSFSLGATF encoded by the coding sequence ATGAAAAGAAATTACATCACAGGTGCGCTTTTTCACCTGATAAGCAGGCGTATGTCCGTAGGGGCCATATGTTTGCTTCCTACCCTATCCGCTATTACTGTAATGGCCCAACAGCAGCAGCCAAGAGTCACATTTAATGCTGATAACATTACCATTGCAGACCTGTTGAAACAACTCAATAAACAGGTGCGTTTACGCTTTCTTTTTAATGCGCAGGAGTTGGCCAACTTACCAAGAATATCTGTACATGCAAAAAATGAACCGCTGGACCAGGTACTCGAAAAGATTTTCCGTGGACAAAACATCTACTACAATCTTAGTAATGGTACGTTGGTAATACGTTATAAACCGGCCCTGGAAACACCTGTGCCGGCAACTTCCGGCCGTGAGCTCACCGGTGTTATCCGTGATGCGGAAGGTAATCCGCTTAACCACGCCACTGTACAGGAAGTAGGAACTACCAGAGGTACCTATACGGATGATAAAGGCCGCTTCTCTTTCCTGATCTCTGATCAGTCAATTCTGCGTATATCCTACGTCGGAATGGAGCCAAAAACGGTGCAGGCGGGTAATATGAAGCAGCTGAACCTGGAGCTGGAACGTACCGGCCCTGCTAAAGAAGTAGTGATAACGGGGATGGTTACACGTAATAAGGAATCTTTTACGGGTGCAGTTTCTTCTTTTAATAGTCAGCAGCTGAAAACAATGGGTAACATGAACGTTATCCAGAGTTTGAAGTCGCTGGACCCTTCGTTTATACTGGTGGAGAATAATAAATTAGGCTCCAATCCCAATGCCCTTCCCAATATTGAAGTGCGTGGGAAAAGCAGTATATCCACCACTGACCTCAACAGTCAGTTTGCAGTAGATCCAAACCAACCATTATTTATACTCAATGGATTCGAAACATCGCTATCCACGATTGTCAATCTTGACATGAACCGTGTTGAATCCATTACCATTCTTAAAGATGCGGCATCTACCGCCATGTACGGCGCACGCGCAGCGAACGGCGTAGTGGTGGTAGTAACCCGCAAACCTAAAACAGGTGAGCTTCGCATCAGCTATAACAGTGATAATAACGTAGAGATGCCAGACCTGCGTAGTTATAACCTGATGAACGCTGAAGAGAAACTGCTGTTCGAAAAACTGTCCGGTAGATATAACGCGCAAATCTCGACACAAGTAGGAGAACAGGCTGCTGTGGATTCTGTTTACAGCCAGCATCTTGCACTGGTGAAAAGAGGGGTTAACAGCTATTGGCTTAGTGAGCCTGTTCGAACAGGTATTACCAATGGCCATTCCCTGATGGTGGAAGGTGGTGATGATAAGATCCAGTATGTTGCCGGCATCAATTACAAACGTATTAATGGTGTTATGAAAGGTAGCTCCAAAGATAATTATGGCGGAAATATTGATCTCACCTACCGTCGTGGTAAAACAAGTATCACCAATCAGCTGACAGTTACCAATACCGTCGGAAATGAATCGCCTTACGGTACCTTCTCTACCTGGGCAAATATGAACCCTTATTTCCAGAAGTATAATGATGACGGCTCTATTCCTAAATACCTGGATTATTCCAATAACAGGTATGTGAAGCGATTCAATGTTATTAATCCTTTCTATGAAGCGCAGTTGGGAAACTATGATACTAATAAATTCTTCTCGCTGATGGATAACCTGAAAGCCACCGTGGAAGTAACCAAAGAACTACAGGCGCAAGCAGGTATCCAGCTGACTAAAACCACTACAGATCACAGTAAATTTCATGTGCCTGAGAGCGCAGATTTTGATGAATCAGTGGCAGAAGACAGAGGCCAATACACAAAGATCATCGGAAATACCTTTTCCTATCAGCTATACGGCATGCTGACCTACTATAAAAACTTTGGTAAAAACGTAATTACTGCCAACTTACGTGGTGAAATGCAGGACCAGACCGGCCGTGGCCAAACCTGGGCTGCAACCGGCTTTCCGGATGGTACCAATGGTAACCCGGCATTTGCCTTCAATTATAAACGCCTGTCAAAACCAGGAACAGAAGTATCGCGCAGCCGCCAGATGAACGTGTTTACCAGTGGTAACTATGCATATGACAACAGGTTCCTGGCCGATTTCACTTATCGTATTGACGGTAGTACCGCATTCGGTAGCCAGGAAACTACCAGTCCCTTCTGGTCTGTTGGTGTGGGTTACAACCTCATGAATGAAAGTTTTTTTAAAGAGCTGACATTTATTAACAGGCTGAAGATCCGCGGTAGCTATGGTTATACAGGTAACCAAAACTTCAGCCAGTTTGCGTCTCTGGCAATCTATACCTATTACAATGATGCCAACCTGTTTGGACAAGGTTTGAATATTAACAGCATTGGTAACCCTTATCTGCAATGGCAGAAAACCGGTGAAACCAATATCGGCCTCGACTTCTCTCTCTTTAACAGCAGAATAAATGGTACGATCAACGTCTATGAGAAAAACTCAGATCCACTGGCAGTAGGCTTGTCGGTGGCACCTTCTGTAGGCGTAGATGTATTTCCGGGCAATATCGGACATCTCATCGGCAAAGGTCTGGAATATAATGTGAGCTTTTCTCCGATATACAATCCTGCAAAACATATTGTATGGACCATCGCCAGTTATGCAGCCTTTACCAAAAATAAATATGGAGGCATTGGCAACAGGCTGGATGGTATGAACAAGCTGGAACAGAACAATAAAACATTACAACGCTATATGGATGGCTACAGTCCGGAAGATATATGGGCAGTACGTTCCGCAGGTATCGATCCGGCTTCTGGCAGAGAAGTATTTATCAAGAAAGATGGTTCTCAATCCTTTGAATACAACACAGATGATATCGTAAAAGTGGGCAATTCCAACCCATTTGTAAATGGTACTGTTTCTACAAACCTCCAGTACAAAGGCTTTACATTCAATGCGACCTTCCGCTTCCGCTATGGTGCAGACGTTTATAATACCGCATTGTTCAACAAAGTGGAAAACATCAGTCTGACGCAGCTCGGAAATAACCAGGACAAACGTGCATTATACGATCGCTGGAAAAAACCAGGCGACCAGGCGAAGTTCAGAGGTATCTACCTGCTCTCCAGTGATGAGTCCAACGGAACTCCATTATCCAGCAGGTTCGTACAGCACGATAATAATTTTGTTGGAGAAAGCATGAGTATTGGCTACCTCTGGGACCAGCAAAGCTGGATCAAAAAAATCGGTATGAAGTCTTTCAGGCTCAGTGCGTACCTCAATGATATCTTCCGCCTCAGTAGTGTACAGGCTGAAAGAGGTATAGAATATCCATTCTCCAGAGCAGTTTCATTCAGTCTCGGTGCTACTTTCTAA
- a CDS encoding DUF885 domain-containing protein has protein sequence MRKLLFCAATAATFAACHNGSGTSGTVDSTLNVAFNNYEQQFIDDLWKQNPDWATSVGFHKYDTVLIVPDSAASNKALAFTKRHLDSLKSYELTKLTPSNQIDFQLIENYLKSVSWRINEEKSNEWDPSSFNVSNTFATILNENYAPLDTRLRSFYARLTNVPAYYEAAKAQIKNPVPELQQLAIEQNNGGAPVLDKDFADSLKKSAIPAAEQKEMVARATLAANAMRDYAKWLTALKPEHPRSFRLGKQLYDQKFTFDIQSSYTAAQIYDSAIARKKYVHSEMTRISKQLWPKYFGTAPMPTDSLELIGRMIDTLSVKHVKPEEFQTAIEKQIPVLISFIKEKDLLYIDPSKPLVVRKEPAYMAGVAGASISSPGPYDKGGNTYYNVGTLEGWPKDRAESYLREYNQYILQILDIHEAIPGHYTQLVYANQSPSLIKSLMGNGAMIEGWAVYTEQMMLENGYGNNEPEMWLMWYKWNLRTVCNTILDYSVHVKDMSKEDALHLLTKEAFQQQAEAEGKWRRVSVTSVQLTSYFTGYKEIIDLREAYKKKMGDAYKLKTFNETFLSYGSAPVKYISQLMLK, from the coding sequence ATGAGAAAATTATTGTTTTGCGCTGCCACTGCGGCCACATTTGCTGCTTGCCACAACGGCAGCGGCACCAGCGGTACAGTAGACAGTACCCTGAATGTTGCCTTTAATAATTATGAGCAGCAATTCATAGATGACCTGTGGAAACAAAACCCGGACTGGGCTACCAGTGTAGGCTTCCACAAGTATGACACCGTACTGATTGTACCCGACAGTGCCGCCAGCAATAAAGCGCTGGCCTTTACCAAACGTCACCTGGATTCCCTGAAATCCTATGAACTGACTAAGCTCACACCTTCCAATCAGATCGATTTTCAACTGATAGAGAACTATCTCAAGAGCGTTTCATGGCGTATCAACGAAGAGAAAAGCAATGAATGGGACCCTTCTTCATTCAATGTCAGCAATACTTTCGCTACCATTCTCAACGAAAACTATGCACCACTGGATACCAGGCTGCGTAGCTTTTATGCCCGCCTGACCAATGTTCCGGCATATTATGAAGCAGCTAAGGCACAGATCAAAAATCCTGTTCCTGAATTACAGCAGCTGGCCATAGAGCAGAATAATGGCGGCGCTCCCGTACTGGATAAAGATTTCGCAGACTCTCTCAAAAAATCTGCTATTCCTGCTGCAGAACAAAAAGAAATGGTTGCCCGCGCCACCCTTGCGGCCAATGCCATGCGCGACTATGCCAAATGGCTGACAGCACTGAAGCCTGAGCATCCGCGCAGCTTCCGCCTGGGCAAGCAATTATACGATCAGAAATTCACCTTCGATATTCAATCCAGTTACACCGCTGCACAGATATACGATTCCGCGATTGCCAGAAAGAAATATGTGCATAGTGAAATGACACGTATCAGCAAACAGTTATGGCCCAAATACTTTGGTACTGCGCCAATGCCAACTGATTCGCTGGAGCTGATCGGCAGAATGATAGACACCTTATCCGTGAAACATGTGAAGCCGGAAGAATTCCAGACGGCTATTGAAAAACAGATTCCGGTGCTGATCTCTTTCATCAAAGAAAAAGACCTGCTGTATATCGATCCGTCCAAGCCACTGGTAGTACGTAAAGAGCCTGCCTATATGGCTGGTGTTGCCGGTGCCAGCATCAGCTCTCCCGGCCCATACGATAAAGGTGGCAATACCTATTATAACGTAGGAACACTGGAAGGCTGGCCAAAAGACAGAGCTGAAAGCTACCTGCGCGAGTACAACCAGTATATTTTACAGATCCTGGATATACACGAAGCTATTCCGGGTCACTATACTCAGCTGGTGTATGCGAACCAGTCGCCAAGTCTGATTAAATCCTTAATGGGCAATGGCGCCATGATTGAAGGCTGGGCTGTTTACACCGAACAGATGATGCTGGAAAACGGCTATGGCAACAATGAACCTGAAATGTGGCTGATGTGGTACAAATGGAACCTGCGTACCGTTTGCAATACCATCCTGGATTACAGTGTTCACGTGAAAGATATGAGTAAGGAAGATGCCCTGCATTTGCTGACCAAAGAAGCATTCCAGCAACAGGCGGAAGCAGAAGGTAAATGGAGACGTGTAAGTGTTACCAGCGTACAGCTGACCAGCTATTTCACCGGTTATAAAGAAATTATTGACCTGCGTGAAGCGTATAAGAAGAAAATGGGTGATGCCTATAAGCTGAAAACTTTCAATGAAACGTTTTTGAGCTATGGCAGTGCGCCGGTTAAATATATTAGTCAGCTGATGCTGAAATAA
- a CDS encoding FecR family protein produces the protein MDEQNIDHPEWDKLADRLEQTGGDNHPHDPLFAAWKALKEDAAAVQQLTNIDDEAEWQQLRSSLQVPVRRSIINISVRAAAAAAVLLLVATGSWYYMKPRPQVAEVAAKQTAPNAVMLINGSGKEIRLDTLHQLQEKNGASLVAANNSLQYNATEKAAETVYNTVIVPRGMNYKLVLSDGSQVWLNADSRIEFPVVFPAGSRSVKVSGECYFSIVANAAAPFEVAAGNMDIKVLGTTFNVSTYDSHILATLESGRIAVKGGGEMMTLSPGQQVSLKQEKLSIKDVDTDQFTSWRNGILIFENQTLEVIMNRLCREYDYEVTFSNQQIKELRFTGNLEKTKNIADVLTYIEQITDVKFSINQNQRHVTVKSTN, from the coding sequence ATGGACGAACAAAATATTGATCATCCCGAATGGGATAAATTGGCCGACAGGCTGGAGCAGACAGGCGGAGATAACCACCCGCATGATCCGCTGTTCGCTGCATGGAAAGCGTTGAAGGAGGATGCCGCTGCTGTACAACAGCTCACCAATATAGATGATGAAGCAGAATGGCAACAGTTGCGGTCATCGTTGCAGGTACCTGTACGAAGGAGCATCATTAATATAAGCGTTCGCGCAGCCGCTGCTGCAGCAGTATTGCTGCTGGTAGCTACCGGCAGCTGGTATTATATGAAACCCCGGCCACAGGTAGCAGAAGTAGCAGCAAAACAAACTGCACCCAATGCCGTCATGCTGATCAATGGCTCTGGGAAAGAAATCCGGTTGGATACCTTACATCAGCTGCAGGAAAAAAATGGCGCCAGCCTCGTAGCGGCTAACAATTCATTACAGTATAATGCTACTGAAAAAGCCGCAGAAACAGTTTATAATACAGTGATTGTACCGCGTGGTATGAACTATAAACTGGTATTGTCTGATGGCTCACAGGTATGGCTAAACGCAGATTCCCGCATCGAATTTCCGGTAGTATTTCCTGCCGGTAGCAGGAGTGTGAAAGTAAGCGGAGAATGTTATTTCAGTATAGTTGCAAATGCCGCAGCACCTTTTGAGGTAGCCGCAGGAAATATGGACATAAAGGTATTGGGAACCACCTTTAATGTCAGTACCTACGACAGCCATATTCTGGCAACGCTGGAGTCGGGCCGCATCGCAGTAAAGGGTGGGGGAGAGATGATGACATTGTCACCTGGTCAGCAGGTTAGTCTGAAGCAGGAAAAATTAAGTATAAAGGACGTAGATACAGACCAGTTTACTTCGTGGAGAAATGGTATACTGATTTTTGAGAATCAGACCCTGGAAGTAATAATGAATCGCTTATGCAGAGAGTATGATTATGAAGTCACCTTTAGTAATCAGCAAATAAAAGAATTAAGGTTTACAGGAAATCTGGAGAAAACAAAAAACATTGCCGACGTGCTGACATATATAGAACAGATTACTGATGTAAAATTCAGTATCAATCAAAACCAACGACATGTAACTGTAAAATCAACCAATTAA